A region from the Ralstonia pickettii genome encodes:
- a CDS encoding efflux transporter outer membrane subunit translates to MKTGRHAGSRAPGSCAQSAPLVLALLLAGCAVGPDYHTPPLSGTEAPQGWHATLPHHGSRMALAHWWEQFHDPVLTQLVEQADATSPTIAQAVGRVREARASVSTSRAALLPQLKGSGSATRQGGFGGSQFAGGAGGLSAGALNPTLGLGTITTLGAQADASWEIDLFGGKRRSLEGADARLTASEADWHDARVSLAAEVANTYLQQRECEALVDIGAATLSSRQETLQLTERKFRAGFVAPADFAQAQATVGDAVNALEGQRAQCAQGIDKLVALTGLDHDALNGLLSKASAQIPAPPDPGVPDVPAQVLSQRPDVSSAERAVAGASADVGVAVASRLPSITLAGSIGINSYRLGGQSLTSKSWSFGPSVSLPIFDAGAGAARVETARARYDQALASYRSKVRQAVQEVEDALVRLDASERRVDAAAMADAQYAKVLEASNARYRLGAGSLLQLEDVRRTALQASQSLAAVKLERAQAWVALYKAVGGGWRDDAPNPYPDHKTSAPTAQGRTHTGSAS, encoded by the coding sequence ATGAAGACAGGTCGACACGCCGGCAGCCGCGCGCCCGGCAGTTGCGCCCAATCTGCGCCGCTGGTGCTGGCTTTGTTGCTGGCAGGCTGCGCAGTCGGGCCCGACTACCACACGCCGCCACTGAGCGGCACCGAAGCTCCGCAAGGCTGGCATGCCACGCTGCCACACCACGGCAGCCGCATGGCGCTGGCGCACTGGTGGGAGCAGTTCCACGATCCCGTACTTACCCAGCTTGTTGAGCAAGCCGATGCGACCAGCCCGACGATTGCGCAGGCGGTAGGTCGCGTGCGTGAGGCGCGGGCGAGTGTTTCGACCAGCCGCGCGGCGCTGCTCCCGCAATTGAAGGGCTCTGGCTCTGCTACGCGGCAGGGCGGATTTGGCGGCAGCCAATTTGCCGGCGGCGCAGGCGGGCTTTCTGCCGGCGCGCTCAATCCGACGCTGGGGCTGGGCACGATCACCACGCTGGGGGCGCAGGCTGATGCGTCGTGGGAGATCGACCTCTTCGGCGGCAAACGCCGCAGCCTGGAAGGTGCCGATGCGCGGTTGACGGCTAGCGAAGCCGATTGGCACGACGCGCGCGTATCGTTGGCGGCTGAGGTCGCCAATACCTACTTGCAGCAGCGCGAATGCGAGGCACTGGTCGACATCGGCGCGGCAACGCTGTCGTCCCGGCAGGAAACGCTGCAGCTGACTGAACGGAAATTCCGCGCGGGCTTTGTCGCGCCCGCCGATTTTGCCCAAGCGCAAGCCACGGTGGGTGATGCCGTCAATGCGCTGGAAGGCCAGCGCGCGCAATGTGCGCAAGGCATCGACAAGCTCGTCGCGCTCACCGGCCTGGACCACGATGCGCTGAACGGACTGCTGTCCAAGGCGAGCGCGCAGATTCCGGCACCGCCCGATCCCGGCGTGCCCGATGTGCCTGCGCAGGTGCTGTCGCAACGTCCGGATGTGTCGTCGGCCGAGCGCGCGGTGGCGGGTGCCAGCGCTGATGTTGGTGTGGCAGTCGCCAGCCGGTTGCCATCGATTACGCTGGCCGGCTCCATTGGCATCAATTCTTACCGCCTTGGCGGGCAATCTTTGACAAGCAAGTCCTGGTCGTTCGGGCCCTCGGTGTCGTTACCGATTTTTGACGCCGGCGCGGGAGCGGCGCGCGTGGAAACGGCACGCGCCCGTTACGACCAGGCGCTGGCCAGCTATCGCAGCAAGGTACGCCAGGCGGTGCAGGAAGTGGAAGATGCGCTGGTGCGCCTGGACGCTTCCGAGCGCCGCGTCGACGCCGCTGCGATGGCCGATGCCCAATATGCAAAGGTGCTGGAAGCGTCCAACGCCCGCTATCGTCTGGGGGCGGGCAGCCTGCTGCAGTTGGAAGACGTGCGGCGCACTGCGTTGCAGGCTTCGCAGTCCCTGGCGGCCGTCAAGCTCGAACGCGCGCAAGCCTGGGTCGCACTGTACAAGGCCGTCGGCGGCGGCTGGCGCGACGATGCGCCCAATCCTTATCCCGATCACAAGACCTCTGCACCGACCGCTCAGGGCCGGACGCATACCGGAAGCGCTTCATGA
- the yddG gene encoding aromatic amino acid DMT transporter YddG — protein MQSKSRATLIGLIAVLLWSSIVGLIRGVSQHLGAVGGAAMIYTVASGLLVFTVGFNQLKTFPRRYLLWGSLLFVSYELCLSLSIGYANSGRQAIEVGMVNYLWPTFTMLSAIAFNKQRANALIVPGVLISILGICFVLGGEQGLDIAGMAENVKDNPLSYGLAFTGAVIWAAYCTVTSRIAAGKNGATLFFILTALALWIKFFATGGGAMHFSVSALIYLALAASAMGFGYAAWNVGILHGNVTVLAGASYFIPVFSAALAAALLHAPLSLTFWQGAAMVVAGSILCWLATRGGRAKTLPSPKSST, from the coding sequence ATGCAAAGCAAAAGTAGGGCAACCCTCATCGGTCTCATCGCAGTGCTGCTGTGGAGTTCGATCGTCGGATTGATCCGGGGTGTGAGCCAGCATTTGGGCGCCGTCGGTGGCGCTGCCATGATCTATACGGTCGCGTCGGGGCTGCTGGTATTCACCGTCGGTTTCAATCAGTTGAAGACGTTTCCGCGGCGCTACCTGCTGTGGGGCAGCCTGTTGTTCGTGTCCTACGAGCTGTGCCTGTCGCTGTCGATCGGCTATGCCAACAGCGGGCGGCAGGCGATTGAAGTCGGAATGGTCAACTACCTGTGGCCGACATTCACGATGCTGTCCGCGATTGCCTTCAACAAGCAGCGGGCAAACGCTCTGATCGTGCCCGGTGTGCTGATCTCCATCCTGGGGATCTGCTTCGTGCTCGGCGGTGAGCAGGGGCTGGACATCGCCGGCATGGCGGAGAACGTCAAGGACAACCCGCTCAGCTACGGATTGGCGTTCACGGGCGCGGTGATCTGGGCGGCGTATTGCACCGTCACCAGCCGGATTGCCGCAGGCAAAAACGGCGCGACGCTGTTTTTCATCCTGACCGCGCTGGCCCTGTGGATCAAGTTTTTCGCCACGGGCGGCGGCGCGATGCACTTCAGCGTGTCCGCGTTGATCTATCTTGCGTTGGCCGCGTCGGCAATGGGGTTTGGCTACGCAGCGTGGAACGTCGGCATTTTGCACGGCAACGTCACGGTATTGGCGGGCGCGTCGTATTTCATCCCGGTGTTTTCCGCGGCCCTGGCAGCGGCGCTGCTGCATGCCCCGCTATCCCTTACCTTCTGGCAGGGGGCGGCGATGGTGGTGGCGGGGTCGATCCTGTGCTGGCTTGCGACGCGCGGCGGTCGCGCCAAGACGTTGCCTTCGCCCAAGTCGTCCACCTGA
- a CDS encoding Rossmann-like and DUF2520 domain-containing protein has translation MTSFAIETPVSVGWIGAGRLARALAMRAHGAGVRTVAVANRSSAPAAWLAHATGAKAADPQGVADAADWVFVTVPDDAIPGVVNHVRWRPGQLVLHCSGAGERDLLDAARHAGADTASFHPLFLFAGLPDDAERLGGASIAIDADAPHDAALASFALRLGCTPLKVRAGQRAVYHAGANYAASFLLCALHEAATLWEAAGIDRDAAVAAMWPLVDGTLAAARARGLAGALAGPVSRGDSGVINKHLQALDALGADHAALYTALTRRALALAAERGTPSADVLAGLAARLNPTQ, from the coding sequence ATGACGTCTTTTGCAATCGAAACGCCGGTTTCGGTGGGCTGGATTGGCGCGGGCCGGCTGGCGCGGGCATTGGCCATGCGGGCCCACGGCGCAGGCGTGCGTACCGTGGCGGTTGCCAACCGTTCAAGCGCACCCGCCGCGTGGCTTGCGCACGCTACCGGCGCCAAGGCGGCCGACCCGCAAGGCGTGGCGGATGCCGCCGACTGGGTGTTCGTGACCGTGCCGGATGACGCTATTCCGGGCGTGGTCAACCACGTGCGCTGGCGACCCGGCCAACTCGTACTCCACTGCAGCGGTGCCGGCGAACGCGACTTGCTGGACGCCGCTCGCCACGCCGGGGCAGACACCGCCAGTTTTCACCCGCTGTTTCTGTTTGCCGGCTTGCCGGACGATGCCGAACGGCTGGGCGGCGCCTCCATCGCCATTGACGCCGATGCGCCGCACGACGCGGCACTCGCCAGCTTTGCACTGCGGCTCGGCTGCACGCCGTTGAAGGTGCGTGCCGGGCAACGCGCCGTGTATCACGCAGGCGCCAACTACGCGGCCAGCTTTTTGCTGTGCGCACTCCACGAAGCTGCCACGTTGTGGGAGGCGGCAGGCATCGACCGTGATGCCGCCGTGGCGGCCATGTGGCCGCTGGTGGACGGCACGCTGGCGGCGGCCCGCGCACGTGGCCTGGCTGGCGCTCTGGCAGGCCCGGTCTCGCGCGGAGACAGCGGCGTCATCAACAAACATCTGCAAGCGCTTGATGCACTGGGCGCGGATCACGCCGCGCTTTACACAGCGCTCACACGGCGTGCGCTGGCATTGGCGGCCGAACGCGGCACACCTTCCGCAGACGTACTGGCCGGCCTCGCTGCGCGCCTGAATCCTACGCAATGA
- a CDS encoding efflux RND transporter periplasmic adaptor subunit yields MTGQRVWMAALAVMLAGALTACGKSAPENKKNEQTPAKPALAVNVAHLAQQIWPRVATASGAVQPWQEASIGAEVNGLKLAEVLVNVGDVVKQGQLLARLSDETVRADVAAQRASLAEAEASAAQAAGEAHRAHELDKSGAISQQDLIQYDTQAKTAAAKLAAARAQFESQQLRLRYTRVVAPDDGVISARTATVGAVVSSGTELFKLIRKNRLEWRAEMHGDVLPRIQPGQVARLRRMDGGVVNGRVRQVAPTVDANTRNGLVYVDLPPEAATSGVKAGMYLSGDVLLGDAPAATLPETAVFSRDGYDYMMVIGEQGRVRQTKVTVGRRQDGQVEIVQGIGAKDGVVAAGAAFLTDGDVVRVAAPGAASMPAASAPAAGAKP; encoded by the coding sequence ATGACAGGACAACGAGTTTGGATGGCCGCGCTGGCCGTGATGCTGGCCGGCGCGCTGACGGCCTGCGGCAAATCTGCGCCCGAGAACAAGAAGAACGAGCAGACGCCTGCCAAGCCGGCGCTGGCTGTCAACGTTGCGCATCTCGCGCAGCAGATATGGCCGCGCGTCGCCACGGCCAGCGGTGCGGTGCAGCCGTGGCAGGAAGCCAGCATCGGCGCCGAGGTGAACGGGCTGAAGCTGGCGGAGGTGCTCGTCAATGTGGGCGATGTGGTCAAGCAAGGGCAACTGCTTGCCCGTCTTTCGGATGAAACCGTGCGTGCCGATGTAGCTGCGCAACGCGCCAGCCTGGCCGAAGCCGAGGCATCGGCCGCGCAAGCCGCCGGCGAGGCGCACCGCGCGCATGAACTCGACAAGAGCGGTGCGATCAGCCAACAGGATCTGATCCAGTACGACACGCAGGCCAAGACCGCCGCTGCCAAGCTGGCCGCAGCACGCGCCCAGTTCGAGAGTCAGCAGTTGCGCTTGCGTTACACCCGCGTGGTTGCACCTGACGACGGCGTGATCAGCGCACGAACGGCGACCGTGGGCGCCGTGGTGTCGTCCGGCACCGAACTTTTCAAGTTGATCCGCAAGAACCGCCTGGAATGGCGCGCTGAAATGCACGGCGACGTCCTGCCCCGCATTCAGCCCGGCCAGGTCGCGCGCCTGCGCCGCATGGATGGCGGCGTGGTGAACGGCCGGGTGCGCCAGGTCGCCCCCACGGTCGACGCCAACACGCGCAATGGTCTCGTCTACGTTGATCTGCCGCCGGAAGCTGCAACGTCCGGCGTGAAGGCAGGCATGTATCTGTCGGGCGATGTGCTGCTGGGCGATGCGCCGGCCGCGACGTTGCCGGAGACCGCCGTGTTCTCGCGCGATGGGTACGACTACATGATGGTGATCGGCGAGCAGGGCCGCGTGCGGCAGACCAAGGTGACGGTTGGCCGCCGCCAGGATGGGCAAGTCGAAATCGTGCAGGGCATTGGCGCGAAGGACGGCGTTGTGGCTGCAGGCGCCGCCTTCCTGACCGATGGCGATGTGGTGCGTGTGGCGGCCCCCGGTGCAGCCTCCATGCCCGCTGCGTCGGCCCCCGCAGCCGGAGCCAAGCCATGA
- a CDS encoding DUF3309 family protein — translation MLSTILIIVLILLLIGALPSWPYSRGWGYGPTGGLGLIVVIVVILVLLGYI, via the coding sequence ATGTTGAGCACCATCCTCATCATCGTTCTCATCTTGCTGCTGATCGGCGCACTGCCGTCGTGGCCGTACAGCCGGGGTTGGGGCTACGGGCCAACGGGCGGCCTTGGGCTGATCGTGGTGATCGTGGTCATTCTTGTACTGCTGGGCTATATCTGA